One window of Paludibacter propionicigenes WB4 genomic DNA carries:
- the uvrA gene encoding excinuclease ABC subunit UvrA, which translates to MSKQGNIIIKGARVHNLKNIDVEIPRNKLVVITGLSGSGKSSLAFDTLYAEGQRRYVESLSAYARQFLGRMSKPEVDYIKGIPPAIAIEQKVNSRNPRSTVGTSTEIYEYIKLLYARIGKTYSPVSGELVRKHEAQDVIDAAMDFADGTKLMVLTPVIPTGDRTLGEQLQSLLLQGFSRLDINGETVQISDAIKNTISPNDADKVYLLIDRLVVEHTQTAISRLTDSIETAFSEGGGVCVLKVFADEEPKLLYFSKKFEADGMTFETPTVHTFSFNSPIGACPVCEGFGKVIGIDEDLVVPNKTLSIFEDAVVCWKGEVMSEWKKALIRSASKFNFPIHKPYYELTDEQRHLLWTGNKYFEGLNAFFKHLESNQYKIQYRVMLARYRGKTICPECNGSRLKKEASYIRIADKSISELVLMSVAKLNEFFDNIQLDEQDAAVAKRLLLEITNRIHFLLDVGLGYLTLNRLSNSLSGGESQRINLATSLGSSLVGSLYILDEPSIGLHSRDTHLLIKVLKQLRELGNTVVVVEHDEEIMRAADYLIDIGPNAGRLGGKVVFQGVPDLTGKGDAVLTAADMENSYTLKYLSGQEKIEVPAQRRKWSNFIEVIGARENNLKGINVKFPLNVMTVVTGVSGSGKSSLVKSVFYAALKKHYGGVADRTGQFGTLKGSMHLAKDIEFVDQNPIGRSSRSNPVTYIKAYDEIRKLFADQQLSKQMNYSASHFSFNTEGGRCEECQGEGTVTVEMQFMADLVLECEHCHGKRFKQDILDVQYKGANIFDVLEMTVNQAIEFFSAQTGNTEKKIVKRLKPLQDVGVGYVKLGQSSSTLSGGESQRVKLASFLANEKPEPTIFVFDEPTTGLHFHDIKTLMKAFDALIAKGHTVIIIEHNIEVIKCADHIIDIGPDGGDKGGNLVFEGTPENIINCEASYTGMFLKDKM; encoded by the coding sequence ATGTCCAAACAAGGGAATATCATTATAAAAGGTGCCAGGGTACATAACCTGAAAAATATCGATGTCGAAATTCCACGAAATAAGCTTGTTGTAATTACGGGTCTATCCGGTTCGGGAAAATCATCACTGGCTTTCGATACACTTTATGCCGAAGGGCAACGTCGTTATGTGGAAAGTCTGTCTGCTTATGCGCGGCAGTTTTTGGGACGAATGAGCAAGCCGGAAGTAGATTATATAAAGGGAATTCCGCCTGCCATTGCTATCGAGCAAAAGGTGAATTCGCGCAATCCGCGTTCGACAGTTGGAACATCCACTGAAATTTACGAATACATCAAACTTCTGTATGCCCGTATTGGAAAAACATATTCTCCCGTCTCGGGCGAGTTGGTCAGGAAGCACGAAGCGCAGGATGTGATAGATGCTGCAATGGATTTTGCAGACGGGACTAAGTTGATGGTATTAACTCCCGTAATCCCGACAGGTGACAGGACGCTTGGAGAGCAACTCCAGAGCTTGCTTTTACAAGGATTTAGCCGCTTGGATATAAATGGCGAGACGGTTCAAATATCCGATGCGATTAAAAATACGATTTCTCCCAATGATGCCGATAAAGTTTATCTTTTAATCGACCGTTTGGTAGTGGAACATACGCAAACTGCAATCAGTCGATTGACTGATTCGATAGAAACGGCTTTTTCGGAAGGCGGTGGAGTTTGTGTTCTCAAGGTATTTGCTGATGAAGAACCAAAGTTGCTTTATTTCTCAAAGAAATTTGAAGCAGACGGAATGACCTTTGAAACTCCAACGGTTCATACATTTAGTTTCAATAGTCCCATAGGTGCTTGCCCGGTTTGTGAAGGATTTGGTAAGGTAATCGGTATCGATGAAGATTTGGTGGTGCCAAACAAGACACTTTCCATTTTTGAAGATGCGGTGGTTTGTTGGAAAGGCGAAGTAATGAGCGAATGGAAAAAGGCTTTGATTCGTTCGGCTTCTAAGTTTAATTTTCCTATCCACAAACCCTATTATGAGTTGACCGATGAACAGCGTCATCTGCTTTGGACGGGAAACAAATACTTCGAAGGGTTGAATGCATTTTTCAAACATCTGGAATCTAACCAGTATAAAATTCAATATCGGGTAATGTTGGCTCGTTATCGGGGTAAGACTATTTGTCCGGAGTGTAACGGAAGTCGTTTGAAAAAAGAAGCATCCTATATCCGCATTGCCGATAAATCTATTTCAGAATTGGTGTTGATGTCGGTTGCCAAGCTGAATGAATTCTTTGATAACATTCAGTTGGACGAGCAGGATGCTGCGGTTGCAAAACGATTGCTGCTTGAAATCACCAACCGTATTCACTTTTTACTCGATGTAGGACTGGGTTATCTGACGCTCAACCGTTTGTCAAATTCGCTTTCGGGTGGTGAGAGTCAGCGTATTAATTTAGCTACTTCGCTGGGGAGCAGTTTAGTTGGTTCGTTGTACATTTTGGACGAACCAAGTATTGGCTTACATTCGCGCGATACACATTTGCTCATAAAGGTATTGAAGCAACTTCGTGAACTGGGAAATACGGTAGTGGTGGTGGAGCACGACGAGGAAATCATGCGTGCAGCCGATTACCTTATTGATATCGGTCCAAATGCCGGACGGCTCGGTGGTAAAGTGGTTTTTCAGGGTGTTCCCGATCTTACCGGAAAAGGCGATGCTGTACTTACTGCTGCCGATATGGAGAATTCTTACACGCTGAAATACTTATCAGGGCAGGAAAAAATTGAAGTTCCGGCTCAGCGCCGCAAGTGGAGTAACTTTATCGAAGTTATCGGAGCGCGCGAAAATAACCTGAAAGGAATTAATGTCAAATTCCCATTGAATGTGATGACCGTGGTTACCGGAGTCAGCGGTTCGGGGAAATCTTCATTGGTAAAAAGTGTGTTCTATGCCGCTTTGAAGAAGCATTATGGAGGAGTGGCCGACCGTACCGGTCAGTTTGGTACGCTCAAAGGCAGTATGCATTTGGCCAAAGACATTGAGTTCGTCGATCAGAACCCTATCGGTCGTTCGTCGCGTTCTAATCCGGTGACCTATATTAAAGCCTACGATGAAATCCGAAAGTTATTTGCCGACCAGCAATTGTCCAAGCAAATGAATTACAGTGCGTCTCACTTTTCGTTTAATACTGAGGGTGGGCGATGCGAAGAATGTCAGGGAGAAGGAACGGTAACAGTGGAAATGCAATTTATGGCCGACCTGGTGCTGGAATGCGAGCACTGCCACGGGAAACGTTTCAAACAGGACATATTGGATGTACAATATAAAGGTGCAAACATTTTCGACGTGTTGGAGATGACGGTGAATCAGGCTATCGAGTTTTTCTCGGCACAAACCGGAAACACAGAAAAGAAGATTGTAAAGCGACTGAAACCACTGCAGGATGTAGGGGTTGGGTACGTCAAACTTGGGCAATCGTCCAGCACACTGTCGGGTGGAGAGAGCCAGCGGGTGAAATTGGCTTCGTTTCTGGCCAATGAAAAACCCGAGCCTACTATTTTCGTGTTCGACGAACCTACTACCGGCTTGCATTTTCACGACATAAAAACCCTGATGAAAGCCTTCGATGCACTAATTGCCAAAGGTCATACAGTCATCATTATTGAACACAACATTGAGGTCATTAAATGTGCCGATCATATTATCGACATCGGACCGGATGGTGGTGATAAAGGGGGAAATCTGGTTTTTGAAGGAACTCCCGAAAATATCATTAATTGCGAAGCATCGTATACCGGAATGTTTTTGAAAGATAAAATGTAA
- a CDS encoding arginine repressor, whose translation MKNKRNRLQVISEILRSTLVGSQEELLRILSERQCEVTQATLSRDLKLLKVAKTPLSNGAYKYILPAYNKPLPSTGTVNTLISHGAVLSMEFSGQLGVVKTKPGYASAIAWDIDNKATDHVLGTIAGDDTILVIPREGVTRDDILEMMNITFSEKD comes from the coding sequence ATGAAGAATAAACGAAATCGTTTACAGGTAATCTCAGAAATTCTTCGCTCTACCTTAGTCGGGAGCCAGGAAGAGCTTCTGAGGATTCTAAGCGAACGACAGTGCGAAGTAACGCAAGCAACTTTATCACGCGATCTAAAATTACTAAAAGTAGCCAAAACGCCTTTATCAAACGGTGCCTACAAGTACATTTTACCAGCGTATAACAAACCGCTTCCCAGCACTGGAACGGTAAACACGCTGATTTCTCATGGAGCAGTATTAAGTATGGAATTTTCAGGTCAGCTAGGTGTAGTAAAGACAAAACCGGGTTATGCAAGCGCCATTGCCTGGGATATAGACAATAAAGCGACAGATCATGTATTAGGAACAATAGCAGGTGATGATACAATTTTAGTAATCCCTCGTGAAGGTGTAACACGTGATGATATTCTTGAGATGATGAATATCACTTTTTCAGAAAAGGATTAA
- a CDS encoding GNAT family N-acetyltransferase — protein sequence MDKEIAVEKITVQIADERYLGYVDTILTTIADAAKVRGTGIARRSPEYIEQKMTEGKAIIALAGEEFAGFCYIETWGNKKFVANSGLIVVDKYRGHGLAKRIKRKAFELSRQRYPDAKIFGLTTGLAVMKINSELGYKPVTFSELTDDAAFWKGCQSCVNYDILQRTGRKHCLCTGMLFDPAKDIEK from the coding sequence ATGGACAAAGAGATTGCCGTTGAAAAGATTACGGTACAAATTGCTGATGAGCGTTATTTAGGTTATGTTGATACAATCTTGACTACCATAGCAGATGCGGCCAAAGTGCGTGGAACAGGTATTGCCAGACGCTCGCCCGAGTATATCGAGCAAAAAATGACAGAAGGAAAAGCAATTATAGCTTTAGCAGGAGAGGAGTTTGCAGGATTTTGCTACATCGAAACTTGGGGTAATAAAAAATTTGTTGCCAATTCAGGTTTAATCGTTGTTGATAAATACCGTGGACACGGACTTGCCAAACGTATCAAACGTAAAGCATTCGAACTCTCCCGCCAGCGTTATCCCGACGCTAAAATATTCGGACTCACAACTGGTCTGGCTGTTATGAAAATTAACTCAGAGCTGGGGTACAAACCTGTAACATTCTCTGAACTTACCGATGATGCGGCTTTTTGGAAAGGCTGTCAGAGTTGCGTGAATTACGACATTCTGCAACGCACCGGTCGCAAACATTGTTTGTGTACAGGTATGCTGTTCGATCCTGCAAAAGATATAGAGAAATAA
- a CDS encoding argininosuccinate synthase, which yields MKEKVLLAFSGGLDTSFCAMYLAQEKGYEVHTAVANTGGFSEDELKVIEDKAFRLGAKSHVALDVTQEYYEKSIKYMVFGNVLRNGTYPISVSSERIFQAIAIINYAKEIGADYVAHGSTGAGNDQVRFDLTFDVLAPGIKILTPTRDMVLTREYEIDYLKKHGFVADFTKMEYSINKGLWGTSIGGKETLKSEQTLPEEAYPSQIEKQGEENVTIEFLNGEITAINGAKQENKVLLINQLESIANKYGIGRDMHIGDTIIGIKGRVGFEAAAPLLIINAHKMLEKHTLTKWQQYWKDQLGNWYGMFLHEAQYLEPVMRDIEQFLQSSQQNVTGKVIIKLRPYSYTLVGVESPFDLMKTDFGEYGEVNRAWSADDVKGFTKILGNQMKIYYNVQKRNDK from the coding sequence ATGAAAGAAAAAGTATTATTAGCATTTAGCGGAGGGTTAGATACTTCGTTTTGCGCCATGTATCTGGCCCAGGAAAAAGGATACGAAGTACACACCGCTGTGGCAAACACAGGTGGCTTCAGCGAAGATGAATTGAAAGTAATTGAAGATAAAGCTTTTCGTCTCGGAGCGAAATCTCACGTAGCGTTGGATGTAACTCAAGAGTACTATGAGAAGAGCATCAAATATATGGTTTTCGGCAATGTACTCCGCAACGGAACCTATCCTATCTCGGTAAGTTCTGAACGAATTTTTCAAGCAATTGCCATTATTAATTACGCCAAAGAAATTGGAGCCGATTACGTGGCTCACGGAAGCACCGGTGCCGGCAATGATCAGGTTCGCTTCGACCTTACGTTTGATGTTCTGGCTCCCGGTATTAAAATACTAACGCCTACCCGCGACATGGTATTGACTCGCGAATATGAAATCGACTATTTGAAAAAACATGGTTTCGTAGCCGATTTTACGAAAATGGAATATTCCATCAACAAAGGATTGTGGGGAACCAGCATCGGCGGTAAAGAAACACTGAAATCAGAACAAACTTTACCCGAAGAAGCTTATCCAAGTCAAATAGAAAAACAAGGTGAAGAAAATGTTACCATCGAATTTCTAAATGGTGAGATCACAGCAATAAACGGTGCAAAACAAGAAAACAAAGTATTGCTCATAAATCAACTGGAATCGATTGCCAATAAATATGGCATCGGACGAGATATGCACATTGGAGATACCATCATTGGTATTAAAGGACGTGTTGGATTCGAAGCAGCAGCGCCGTTATTGATTATCAATGCTCATAAGATGCTCGAAAAACATACGCTTACAAAATGGCAACAGTACTGGAAAGATCAGCTCGGCAACTGGTACGGAATGTTCCTTCACGAAGCTCAATACCTGGAACCCGTTATGCGTGACATTGAGCAGTTCCTTCAAAGTTCACAGCAAAACGTAACTGGAAAAGTAATCATAAAACTTCGCCCTTACAGCTACACTTTAGTCGGGGTTGAAAGTCCGTTTGATTTAATGAAAACAGACTTTGGCGAATATGGCGAAGTAAATCGCGCCTGGAGTGCTGATGATGTAAAAGGATTCACCAAAATACTTGGAAATCAAATGAAAATTTATTACAACGTTCAAAAGCGGAACGATAAATAG
- the efp gene encoding elongation factor P, which yields MMNAQDIKNGTCIRMDGKLYFVIEFLHVKPGKGNTFMRTTLKDVVDGRVIERRFNIGEKLEDVRVERRPYQFVYKEGDEFIFMNQETYDQHPISKSLINGVDFLLEGMVIEVVSDASSETVLYADMPVKVQMKVTYTEPGLKGDTATNTLKPATVESGATVRVPLFITEGEIIEIDTRDGSYLGRIKA from the coding sequence ATGATGAACGCTCAGGATATCAAAAATGGAACTTGTATCCGTATGGATGGAAAGTTGTATTTTGTTATAGAATTTCTCCATGTAAAGCCAGGTAAAGGCAATACTTTTATGCGTACCACTCTCAAAGACGTAGTTGATGGTCGCGTTATCGAACGCCGTTTTAATATCGGCGAAAAACTGGAAGACGTACGCGTTGAACGCCGTCCGTATCAATTTGTATACAAAGAAGGTGATGAATTCATCTTTATGAATCAGGAAACTTACGACCAACATCCTATTAGCAAATCGCTCATCAATGGCGTTGATTTTCTTCTGGAAGGAATGGTTATAGAAGTTGTTTCTGATGCTTCTTCGGAAACTGTACTTTATGCCGATATGCCTGTAAAAGTTCAGATGAAAGTAACTTATACAGAGCCCGGACTTAAAGGTGATACAGCTACAAACACGCTGAAGCCTGCAACTGTTGAATCTGGAGCTACTGTTCGCGTGCCGCTTTTTATAACTGAAGGCGAAATTATTGAAATTGACACTCGCGACGGATCATATCTCGGAAGAATTAAAGCATAA
- a CDS encoding diacylglycerol kinase family protein, whose amino-acid sequence MRKRILSFVYAGRGIKTVFSTETNMKIHLVITAVVIACGFVFKINITEWCLCLLCMALVIGGEMMNTAIENIVNLASPEFHPLAGKAKDIAAGAVLICAIISVIVGCLIFLPKIWEMLAG is encoded by the coding sequence ATGAGAAAACGAATACTCAGCTTTGTCTATGCTGGACGCGGAATAAAAACCGTTTTCAGTACTGAAACCAATATGAAAATACATCTCGTAATAACCGCTGTAGTTATTGCTTGCGGATTTGTATTTAAAATCAACATCACAGAGTGGTGTCTTTGTTTGCTTTGCATGGCACTGGTTATTGGCGGCGAAATGATGAATACAGCAATCGAGAACATTGTAAACTTAGCATCCCCCGAGTTTCATCCGTTGGCGGGTAAAGCAAAAGATATAGCTGCCGGTGCAGTTCTTATATGTGCTATTATTTCGGTTATTGTTGGTTGCTTAATTTTTCTTCCTAAAATCTGGGAGATGCTTGCTGGATAA
- a CDS encoding ComF family protein: MRITNLLNDFFDLLYPNLCVVCGTNLQRNEQCLCLTCLNEIPKTNYHLQPDNLIEKRFWGKVTIYRGTAFFFFQKGSAFQKLLHSLKYKGEKEIGVVLGKYAAIDLIESADFSSVDVIVPVPLHPKKLKKRGYNQSECIGKGLSEILNAPQDTTTLKRIKENTTQTRKSVFERYENTEGIFELSDKAALADKHILLVDDVLTTGSTLEACIRELSQINGIKISIFTLAVA; this comes from the coding sequence ATGAGAATAACAAATTTACTTAATGATTTTTTTGATTTATTGTATCCCAACCTTTGTGTAGTTTGCGGAACAAACTTACAAAGAAATGAACAATGTTTATGTTTAACTTGTTTAAATGAAATACCGAAAACAAATTATCATTTACAACCTGATAATTTAATTGAAAAGCGTTTTTGGGGCAAAGTAACAATATATAGAGGAACCGCATTTTTCTTTTTTCAAAAAGGATCTGCATTTCAAAAATTATTGCACAGCCTGAAATACAAAGGAGAGAAAGAGATTGGTGTGGTTTTGGGTAAATATGCAGCAATAGATTTGATTGAGTCTGCTGATTTTTCGTCAGTAGATGTCATAGTTCCGGTACCACTTCATCCCAAGAAATTGAAAAAACGCGGGTACAATCAAAGCGAATGTATTGGGAAAGGGCTATCTGAGATTTTGAACGCACCTCAGGATACAACAACTCTAAAGCGAATAAAAGAAAACACAACACAAACTAGAAAATCTGTATTTGAACGTTATGAAAACACAGAAGGAATATTCGAATTGTCTGATAAAGCGGCTTTAGCAGACAAACACATTTTGTTAGTAGATGATGTACTTACAACAGGCTCTACTCTTGAAGCCTGTATCCGGGAATTATCGCAAATAAATGGAATAAAAATAAGCATTTTCACACTTGCAGTTGCTTAA
- a CDS encoding tetratricopeptide repeat protein: METNPDSALRILERIRTSNVMISSSDRALYGLLYFQALDRSNKPLQPDSLITYSLNYYQNSSDKKYLAYCYFYKGRIYKNAQRYDDATELYLKALDLSLNRKDYTLLGKIYADMGDICSMQMDYKEALRKYELSVESFQRAGKTVDASYRILEIGRTYRFEKNYKSAHKYYLQALSQTKDSLFHGVALQEIGINYYWAKQYDSAQYYLRKSIKFPYKDNNYSVRFFTLADLFFDIERYDSANYYASTALKYPANFATQRECYRLLANTEYLKGNFKQMAVFMTRFQACSDSVRKVESQTKITVLEDLHQTSENANKTKKYLIALGWLLPFIIAISLYVLYRLRKRNKGKEKELEEAEIQIIEKQNLLVDSLIQKIEETRSLQANVYKKASIAQREQMDKEIYNVCLHVNDWDAFKRLMNKTFNNIVSILEKEFPEITRKELTWCCLFLLDIRTQDMALILDTQPASLYKMKSRLTQKLSLKSTKELDQLLKEKSDRK, translated from the coding sequence ATGGAAACAAATCCTGATTCTGCATTACGGATATTGGAACGTATCCGTACCAGCAATGTTATGATATCCTCCTCCGACAGGGCATTGTATGGCTTATTATATTTTCAAGCACTGGACAGAAGTAATAAACCTTTACAGCCAGACTCATTAATTACATATTCGTTAAATTACTACCAAAATTCAAGTGATAAAAAATATTTAGCCTACTGCTATTTCTATAAAGGACGTATATACAAAAATGCTCAACGGTATGATGATGCTACTGAATTATACTTAAAAGCGTTAGATCTTAGTCTGAATAGAAAAGATTATACTCTGCTTGGCAAAATCTATGCTGACATGGGAGACATTTGTTCAATGCAGATGGATTATAAAGAAGCCTTAAGAAAGTATGAACTCTCTGTTGAAAGTTTTCAACGAGCTGGAAAAACTGTTGATGCTAGCTATCGAATTCTTGAGATAGGAAGAACTTATAGATTTGAGAAGAATTACAAATCTGCTCATAAATACTACTTACAAGCACTCTCTCAAACAAAAGACTCTCTATTTCATGGTGTTGCTTTACAAGAAATTGGTATTAATTACTACTGGGCAAAGCAATATGATTCAGCTCAGTACTATCTTAGAAAAAGTATAAAATTCCCTTACAAAGATAACAACTACTCTGTAAGATTTTTCACTCTGGCAGATTTATTTTTTGATATAGAGCGATATGACTCAGCAAATTACTACGCCTCAACTGCACTAAAATATCCAGCAAACTTTGCTACGCAACGTGAATGTTATAGGTTATTAGCCAATACCGAATATCTCAAAGGAAATTTTAAACAGATGGCTGTTTTTATGACCCGTTTTCAGGCATGCTCCGACTCTGTGCGTAAAGTAGAATCTCAGACAAAAATTACTGTACTTGAAGATTTGCATCAAACTTCAGAAAATGCTAATAAAACGAAGAAATATCTTATTGCACTCGGTTGGCTTTTGCCTTTTATTATTGCTATCAGTTTATACGTATTGTACAGGCTTCGAAAACGCAACAAAGGAAAAGAAAAAGAACTGGAAGAAGCCGAGATACAAATTATTGAGAAACAAAATTTATTGGTAGACAGTTTAATTCAAAAAATTGAGGAAACCCGGAGTCTACAAGCTAATGTCTACAAAAAGGCCAGCATAGCTCAACGTGAGCAGATGGACAAAGAAATTTACAATGTTTGCCTGCATGTAAATGATTGGGATGCCTTTAAACGATTAATGAATAAAACATTCAACAATATTGTAAGTATATTAGAGAAAGAGTTTCCTGAAATTACAAGAAAAGAATTAACATGGTGCTGTCTGTTTTTGTTAGACATACGAACACAAGACATGGCTCTGATTCTTGACACCCAACCTGCCAGTTTGTATAAAATGAAATCTCGCTTAACGCAAAAACTATCTCTAAAAAGCACCAAAGAGCTTGATCAATTATTGAAAGAGAAATCTGACAGAAAATAA
- a CDS encoding DUF3244 domain-containing protein has product MKKINFPIVSFITLLFCVLSFQSALAVEVPLKKGETGPATMSKSTSILPVSVSLDDTTLGVFFSKPVGIAQITIEDESGNVIYQDVVNTNSSLESYIETGGFDSGNYTLKVSYGTTTLIGSFQL; this is encoded by the coding sequence ATGAAAAAAATTAACTTTCCCATTGTCAGCTTTATTACGCTGTTATTTTGTGTTCTTTCCTTTCAAAGTGCATTAGCTGTTGAAGTACCCCTAAAGAAAGGGGAAACTGGTCCTGCAACCATGAGTAAATCAACTTCCATTCTTCCTGTATCAGTTTCCTTAGACGATACCACTCTAGGCGTCTTCTTCAGTAAACCAGTAGGTATTGCCCAAATTACTATTGAGGACGAAAGCGGCAATGTGATTTATCAAGATGTAGTTAATACAAACTCATCTCTTGAATCGTATATTGAAACAGGAGGTTTTGATAGTGGAAATTACACATTAAAAGTTTCTTATGGAACTACAACCTTGATTGGTAGTTTTCAATTATAA
- a CDS encoding DNA-binding domain-containing protein, whose product MKNILKILLTKNENYKYSNVYNTEVLDNRNITITDIVDEMQKEGLDVDRETALRIISQFNRKVTQEVFTGKNVNTGLVNISPTVKGSLNEKRWNPRANRIEIGLKIGEELTNALSETVLELIDEKSQVVESYDLANQVNQPPEATIINEEKKVDFGNIKLNINEDPACGIAFRTWLWKS is encoded by the coding sequence ATGAAAAATATATTAAAGATATTATTGACTAAAAATGAGAATTATAAATACTCCAATGTTTATAATACAGAGGTTTTAGATAATAGAAACATTACTATAACCGACATCGTTGATGAAATGCAAAAAGAGGGACTTGATGTCGACCGAGAAACTGCACTAAGAATTATTTCTCAGTTTAACAGAAAAGTAACTCAAGAGGTTTTTACGGGTAAGAATGTAAATACCGGACTCGTAAATATCAGTCCCACTGTAAAAGGATCTCTCAATGAGAAAAGATGGAATCCAAGAGCTAATCGTATTGAGATTGGTTTAAAAATTGGTGAAGAACTTACGAATGCTTTATCAGAGACAGTTTTGGAACTGATTGATGAGAAATCGCAAGTTGTTGAGAGCTATGATTTAGCAAATCAGGTGAATCAACCTCCGGAGGCTACTATTATCAACGAAGAAAAGAAAGTTGACTTTGGAAACATAAAACTGAATATCAATGAAGATCCTGCTTGTGGTATAGCTTTCAGAACATGGTTATGGAAGTCCTGA
- a CDS encoding tetratricopeptide repeat protein yields the protein MKHKINLLLPFICFFLISCSSTPSPELKIAERLIESNPDSALKILQNIEPQSIKSDYNRALYGLLKIEAIDNNHILLTPDSALDFSMAYYKKKNDQQHLAVSYFYKARIYRYMQKDDKAIVLYLSALDYFLENNNYKFLSMIYSNIGDICLGQADYYRGVLNYKLALECAKHTGENINYKIVFLGNAYRRMKNYKTAMKYYQKAKILPNDSILYGIKMQEMGLNFYFSENLDSAQYYIRKSIKYPSRKNAYATKYYALSDLLFDLAKYDSASYYAKVALSYPHNFYTQRECYRILTNVEYLRKDITQMNKYMEQYKSSSDSVRKIEAQPKFKVLESLHYADLKAKKAKREMTLFVVVLLISVLLSGLLVHALYKRNKQKKRQLNIVKDELNQKQQHVSKSLFKKIEENRAAHIVKQKKSKPELVKLIYKNTLHLDNWQEFKIEMNHTFNQIIDKLEEEYPEITQRELIWCCLQLLEIPNADRIDILDTTSGGLYKLKQRLAKKIKLKSTKELDEFLKNMISL from the coding sequence ATGAAACACAAAATAAACCTGCTCCTCCCTTTCATTTGCTTCTTTTTAATAAGCTGTTCTTCTACTCCTTCTCCCGAATTAAAAATCGCCGAACGACTTATTGAATCAAATCCTGATTCGGCATTAAAGATCCTTCAAAATATAGAACCACAAAGCATAAAATCTGATTATAATAGGGCACTATACGGACTACTTAAAATTGAAGCTATCGACAACAACCACATACTACTCACTCCTGATTCAGCACTCGACTTTTCTATGGCTTATTATAAGAAAAAAAATGACCAACAACATCTAGCTGTTTCCTATTTCTATAAAGCTAGAATATACAGATACATGCAGAAGGATGATAAAGCTATAGTATTGTATTTGTCAGCGTTAGATTATTTTCTTGAAAATAATAATTATAAGTTTCTATCGATGATATATTCAAATATTGGAGACATTTGTTTAGGACAAGCTGATTACTACAGAGGAGTACTTAATTATAAGTTAGCACTGGAATGTGCAAAACATACTGGAGAAAACATTAACTATAAAATAGTTTTTCTAGGAAATGCTTATCGAAGAATGAAGAATTATAAAACAGCTATGAAATACTACCAAAAAGCAAAAATACTACCAAATGATTCTATTTTATATGGAATAAAAATGCAAGAGATGGGTCTGAACTTTTATTTTTCTGAAAATCTGGATTCTGCTCAATACTATATCCGAAAAAGCATCAAATATCCATCTAGAAAAAATGCTTATGCTACAAAATATTACGCACTAAGTGATTTGTTATTTGATTTGGCTAAATATGATTCCGCTTCGTATTATGCAAAAGTGGCGCTAAGCTATCCTCATAATTTTTATACTCAGCGTGAATGTTATAGAATCCTGACAAATGTGGAGTATCTTCGAAAAGATATTACTCAGATGAACAAATATATGGAGCAATATAAAAGTTCATCGGATTCAGTACGGAAAATAGAAGCACAACCCAAATTCAAAGTTCTTGAGAGTCTACACTATGCTGATTTAAAGGCAAAAAAGGCAAAAAGGGAAATGACTCTATTTGTCGTGGTATTACTGATATCAGTGCTTTTATCAGGGTTGTTGGTACATGCACTTTATAAGCGCAACAAACAGAAAAAACGGCAACTGAATATCGTAAAGGATGAGCTTAATCAGAAGCAACAACATGTAAGCAAAAGTTTATTTAAGAAAATCGAAGAAAACAGGGCAGCTCACATTGTCAAACAAAAGAAATCCAAACCTGAACTTGTCAAACTGATATACAAAAATACATTGCACTTAGATAACTGGCAAGAGTTTAAGATTGAAATGAATCATACTTTCAATCAAATAATTGATAAATTGGAAGAGGAATATCCAGAAATAACACAGCGAGAGCTAATATGGTGTTGCCTTCAATTGCTAGAGATTCCAAATGCAGATAGAATCGATATACTGGATACAACATCTGGTGGTTTGTATAAACTCAAACAAAGGTTAGCAAAAAAGATAAAACTTAAGTCCACGAAGGAATTAGATGAGTTCCTAAAAAACATGATATCCTTGTAA